A region from the Palaemon carinicauda isolate YSFRI2023 chromosome 9, ASM3689809v2, whole genome shotgun sequence genome encodes:
- the LOC137646724 gene encoding uncharacterized protein, translating into MAGNSEIRPRRQKRVSSSKYLGSIMSENENLDAEVSHRIQCVLMNWRKSSGILCDRRISVKVKGKFHKKRCKTIHALWRSDLVNKERARKKMEVDETRMLRRMCSITKRKKYDPE; encoded by the coding sequence ATGGCAGGGAACAGTGAAATTAGGCCAAGAAGACAAAAAAGGGTTAGCTCATCCAAATATCTTGGTTCTATTATGAGCGAAAATGAAAACCTTGATGCAGAAGTCAGTCATAGAATTCAGTGTGTATTAATGAATTGGAGAAAGTCATCAGGGATACTTTGTGATAGGAGAATTAGTGTAAAGGTTAAAGGAAAGTTTCATAAAAAGCGTTGTAAGACCATCCATGCTCTATGGAGAAGTGACTTGGTCAATAAAGAAAGAgcaagaaagaaaatggaagtggaCGAGACGAGAATGCTGAGAAGGATGTGTAgtatcacaaaaagaaaaaaatacgatcCGGAATGA